A section of the Aphelocoma coerulescens isolate FSJ_1873_10779 unplaced genomic scaffold, UR_Acoe_1.0 HiC_scaffold_60, whole genome shotgun sequence genome encodes:
- the LOC138102002 gene encoding olfactory receptor 14J1-like: protein LHYGTLLGSRACAHMAAAAWASAFLNALLHTATTFSLPLCQGSALGQFLGEIPHILKLSCSHCHLRELGLVVFSICLTFGSFVFLLFSYVQIFRAVLRIPSEQGWHKAFCTCLPHLAMVSLFLSTGFVACLKPPSRSSPSVDLALPVLYSVLPPALKSLIYSLRNQELKDALRKMMTGCFPEAKTCLFSAP, encoded by the coding sequence ctgcactacgggaccctcctgggcagcagagcttgtgctcacatggcagcagctgcctgggccagtgcctttctcaatgctctgctgcacacggcCACTACCTTTTccttgcccctgtgccagggcagtgccctgggccagttcttgggtgaaatcccacacatcctcaagctctcctgctcacactgccacCTCAGGGAACTCGGGCttgttgtgttttccatctgtttaacttttggttcatttgtgttccttcttttctcctatgtgcagatcttcagggctgtgctgaggatcccctctgagcagggatggcacaaagccttttgcacgtgcctccctcacctggccatggtctccctgttcctcagcactggctttgttgcctgcttgaagcccccctccagGTCCTCCCCATCCGtggacctggcactgccagttctgtactcggtgctgcctccagccctgaagtccctcatctacagcctgaggaaccaggagctcaaggatgccctgaggaaaatgatgactggATGCTTTCCAGAAGCAAAAACCTGCCTGTTTTCAGCTCCATAG